The proteins below are encoded in one region of Chryseobacterium wanjuense:
- a CDS encoding (Fe-S)-binding protein — protein MQYIDNIIFLILLIAGFGLFAKSLQKIYRNIRLGREINRNDRKGERWETMARVAMGQSKMSKRPIAGMLHLFVYVGFIIINIELIEIIVDGIFGTHRFLATILGHGFYNFFTATLEILALLVVIGVVTFFIRRNFYGVKRLTMKELFGWPKQDANWILIIEFALMMAFLTMNSSDFILQQRGVLPEHGSFPISEMTFVPFLEVFSFDNGFLFLVERGAWWFHFVGILFFMNYLYYSKHLHIILAFPSTWYANLEKKGKFNNLESVTKEIKLMMDPNADPYAAPAEGNEAEAPSKFGAEDVFDLNQVQLLNAYSCTECGRCTAVCPANITGKKLSPRLILMKTRDRLEEVGRNIDKNGKFEDDGKKLLNDYITKEELWACTTCNACTEACPVLLDPLSIIFEMRRFLVMEQSAAPQELNLMMTNVENNAAPWQYNQADRLNWAND, from the coding sequence ATGCAATATATCGATAATATTATTTTTCTGATTTTATTAATTGCAGGTTTTGGGCTGTTTGCAAAAAGTCTGCAAAAGATATATAGAAACATCAGATTAGGCAGAGAAATCAACCGAAACGACAGAAAAGGAGAACGCTGGGAAACCATGGCTCGAGTAGCTATGGGACAGAGCAAAATGAGTAAAAGACCCATTGCAGGGATGTTACACCTTTTCGTTTACGTAGGTTTTATCATTATTAATATTGAGTTGATTGAAATCATTGTTGACGGAATTTTCGGGACGCATAGATTTTTAGCCACCATTTTAGGACATGGTTTTTACAATTTCTTTACGGCAACATTAGAGATTTTAGCTCTTTTGGTGGTGATCGGTGTTGTTACTTTTTTCATCCGTAGAAATTTTTACGGGGTGAAAAGATTAACGATGAAAGAACTTTTCGGATGGCCAAAACAGGATGCCAACTGGATTCTTATCATCGAGTTTGCCTTAATGATGGCTTTCCTTACCATGAATTCCTCAGATTTTATTCTTCAGCAGAGAGGAGTTCTTCCGGAGCACGGAAGCTTCCCGATCAGTGAGATGACTTTTGTGCCATTTCTTGAAGTTTTCAGTTTTGATAACGGATTTTTGTTCCTGGTAGAAAGAGGAGCTTGGTGGTTCCATTTTGTGGGGATTTTGTTCTTCATGAATTACCTTTATTATTCAAAACATTTGCATATCATTCTGGCTTTTCCAAGTACTTGGTATGCGAATCTGGAGAAAAAAGGAAAATTCAATAATTTGGAATCTGTTACCAAAGAAATTAAATTAATGATGGATCCAAACGCAGATCCCTATGCTGCTCCGGCAGAAGGGAATGAAGCAGAGGCTCCTTCAAAATTTGGCGCGGAAGATGTTTTTGATTTAAATCAAGTTCAATTATTGAATGCCTATTCTTGCACGGAATGCGGTCGTTGTACGGCTGTTTGTCCTGCTAATATTACAGGTAAAAAATTATCCCCGAGATTAATTTTAATGAAAACCAGAGACCGTCTGGAAGAAGTAGGAAGAAACATCGACAAAAACGGAAAGTTTGAAGACGACGGGAAAAAATTATTGAACGATTATATCACCAAAGAAGAGCTTTGGGCTTGTACAACGTGTAATGCATGTACAGAAGCTTGTCCGGTATTGCTGGATCCGCTTTCTATCATCTTTGAAATGAGAAGATTTCTTGTAATGGAACAGTCTGCTGCACCACAGGAATTGAACCTGATGATGACCAACGTGGAAAACAATGCCGCACCTTGGCAGTACAACCAGGCAGATCGTTTGAACTGGGCAAATGATTAA
- a CDS encoding peptidylprolyl isomerase — MAILGQIRSKPWLLMGVIALALLAFLVNPESIDKVFGKNPDVLGKVNGEKITREEFNDQLFVLQQQADQQGQPKAGLEEQAWQLLVQSKLIKQQFEKLGFEMTEDYFWNQIQYDQMFAQQKQFFDEKGNFKTQELKKQIEEMKATSPEGYNQWLKTRKSIEYRLMARQVFANISTGITTGKKEAEELMKERDQLADIDFVKIDYASYLQKNNIKVTTEDLANYINQHPIMFKAEESRNLGIVYFPSQPSAADDAAAQKEITKLFSAGTDASGGTENFQNTKNDSMFVMANSDMPFNNQYLKPNQLPQTIQAQIPSAAIGQTFGPYKEQNFYVVSKLLDKKTSDSTLSRHILIAFKGSPAGEGVTRSKEQAKKLADSIGAIVKANPGKFTEFLKLSNDPNSAAQGGSLGWTTPETPFVPEFLTYLANNPKGATGVVETQFGYHIINIEDKKPGAMGYKVANLVKAVKPSDATEAETDKKARRFIQQVQGKSFNDFVNIAKKGNYQFSNPKQAKRFDGQLQGLGTDKDAEILAWAFDKKREKGDTEFFTVDGTGDKIVVYLNGKQAKGTADPESVRDQIEVVVKNKLAAKQISEKIGKAGSLDQIAKQFGATKQSAQVNLLNPSVAGSMEPKVAGAAFGAKKGQLSKPVEGGTGVYVLVKKNEIVNKQPGDLKQFTESVTQRSAGMFGQAWLKSLQDNAKIDDYRIEIWNKLGSQQQ, encoded by the coding sequence ATGGCAATTTTAGGACAAATTAGGAGTAAGCCTTGGCTTTTGATGGGAGTAATTGCATTGGCGCTTTTGGCGTTCCTTGTAAACCCCGAAAGTATTGATAAGGTTTTTGGTAAAAATCCTGATGTTTTAGGAAAAGTAAATGGTGAAAAAATTACCCGTGAAGAGTTTAATGATCAACTTTTCGTGCTGCAGCAGCAGGCAGATCAACAGGGGCAGCCAAAGGCTGGTCTTGAGGAGCAGGCTTGGCAATTGCTTGTGCAGTCGAAACTGATCAAGCAGCAATTCGAAAAATTGGGCTTCGAAATGACGGAAGATTATTTCTGGAACCAAATCCAGTATGATCAGATGTTTGCTCAGCAAAAGCAGTTTTTTGATGAGAAAGGTAATTTCAAAACCCAGGAACTGAAAAAACAGATCGAAGAAATGAAGGCTACGAGTCCTGAAGGTTACAACCAATGGTTGAAAACCAGAAAATCAATCGAGTACAGATTGATGGCAAGACAGGTATTTGCAAATATTTCTACAGGAATCACTACTGGTAAAAAAGAAGCGGAGGAGCTAATGAAAGAAAGAGATCAGCTGGCTGATATCGATTTTGTAAAGATAGATTATGCTTCTTACCTTCAAAAAAATAATATCAAAGTTACTACTGAAGATTTAGCAAACTATATCAATCAGCATCCGATCATGTTCAAAGCAGAGGAGAGCAGAAATTTAGGTATCGTTTATTTCCCTTCTCAGCCAAGTGCAGCAGATGATGCGGCGGCTCAGAAAGAAATCACTAAATTATTCTCAGCAGGAACTGACGCAAGCGGAGGTACAGAAAATTTCCAGAATACAAAGAACGACTCTATGTTTGTCATGGCCAATTCTGATATGCCTTTCAACAATCAGTATTTGAAGCCAAACCAATTGCCACAGACTATTCAGGCTCAGATTCCGTCTGCAGCTATCGGACAGACTTTCGGACCTTACAAAGAGCAAAACTTCTACGTAGTTTCTAAACTTTTGGATAAAAAGACTTCAGATTCTACATTATCAAGACATATTCTTATCGCGTTTAAAGGAAGTCCTGCAGGAGAGGGCGTTACAAGATCTAAAGAGCAAGCTAAGAAATTAGCAGATTCTATCGGAGCTATTGTAAAAGCAAATCCTGGTAAATTCACAGAATTCCTTAAGTTATCAAATGATCCTAACTCTGCCGCTCAAGGTGGTAGTCTTGGATGGACAACTCCGGAAACTCCTTTCGTTCCAGAATTCTTAACGTATTTGGCAAACAATCCTAAAGGAGCAACAGGGGTGGTAGAAACTCAATTCGGATATCATATCATTAATATTGAAGATAAAAAACCGGGAGCAATGGGTTATAAAGTGGCCAACCTGGTAAAAGCAGTGAAGCCTTCTGATGCTACTGAAGCTGAAACAGATAAAAAAGCAAGAAGATTTATCCAGCAGGTTCAAGGGAAGTCTTTCAACGATTTCGTGAATATTGCTAAAAAAGGAAACTATCAGTTCTCAAATCCTAAGCAGGCGAAGAGATTCGATGGCCAGCTTCAAGGGTTAGGTACGGACAAAGATGCTGAAATCCTTGCTTGGGCATTTGATAAGAAGAGAGAAAAAGGAGATACAGAATTCTTTACCGTAGACGGAACTGGAGATAAAATCGTAGTTTACTTAAACGGTAAGCAGGCAAAAGGCACTGCAGATCCTGAATCGGTAAGAGATCAGATTGAAGTAGTGGTTAAAAACAAATTGGCTGCAAAACAAATTTCTGAGAAAATCGGTAAAGCAGGAAGCTTAGATCAGATCGCTAAACAATTCGGAGCAACGAAACAATCTGCACAGGTTAACTTGTTGAATCCATCTGTAGCAGGTTCTATGGAGCCAAAAGTTGCAGGAGCGGCATTTGGAGCTAAGAAAGGACAGCTTTCTAAGCCGGTTGAAGGAGGGACTGGAGTTTATGTATTAGTTAAAAAGAACGAAATCGTAAACAAACAACCTGGAGATCTTAAACAGTTCACAGAATCTGTTACCCAGAGAAGTGCAGGAATGTTCGGTCAGGCTTGGTTAAAGAGCTTACAGGACAATGCAAAAATCGATGATTACAGAATCGAGATCTGGAACAAATTAGGTTCTCAGCAACAATAA
- a CDS encoding lipopolysaccharide biosynthesis protein, which translates to MKQNTIFKTFVSRFLILILNFGLVIYSTNMWGSEGKGVISIVIADLTIISFFANIFVGSSMSYFASKYKAEEILPFAYLWSILVGILIPVIFSFNHALEYSNYLIILSVLSSLLAANVNLFVGQQNIKMFNLYTVLQQIIHIVFIVIIVYIIKITSVNSYFIAQISCFGLLFLISSYQVLRRCDFKNISFSRQIGSKLFDYGWKTQLSAFLQFLNNRLSFYFLEYFKGIVSVGIFSIGVAFSEAIWTVSRSLSLVLYADIVNNTNSNEAIEKTKISLRISFLITSLFLGIMLLIPANFYAMIFGKDFHQTKEIVLFLSPGILAIAVSNIIGYYFAGINKLRILNVKAIVGLIFTIISSFYIIPKWGIRGACVISSVSYCLSSALLFWRFYQITEFHIHDFILSKKEVDLLLRKVFR; encoded by the coding sequence ATGAAGCAGAATACAATCTTTAAGACTTTTGTTTCCCGGTTTTTAATTTTAATATTAAATTTCGGACTCGTCATTTATTCCACCAACATGTGGGGAAGCGAGGGCAAAGGGGTTATTTCGATTGTCATAGCCGATCTTACTATCATCAGTTTTTTTGCCAATATTTTTGTGGGAAGCAGCATGAGCTATTTTGCTTCAAAATATAAAGCGGAAGAAATCCTGCCTTTTGCCTATTTATGGTCAATTTTGGTTGGAATTTTGATTCCTGTGATTTTTAGTTTTAATCATGCGTTGGAATATTCCAATTACCTGATCATTCTTTCGGTTTTATCATCACTTCTGGCTGCCAATGTAAATTTATTTGTCGGTCAGCAGAACATAAAAATGTTCAATTTATACACTGTTTTACAGCAAATTATTCACATTGTATTTATTGTCATTATTGTTTATATTATTAAAATTACTTCGGTTAATTCTTACTTTATTGCTCAGATTAGCTGTTTCGGATTGTTGTTTTTGATCAGTTCTTATCAGGTTTTAAGGCGTTGTGATTTTAAAAATATTTCGTTTTCTAGGCAAATTGGGAGTAAATTATTCGATTATGGCTGGAAAACTCAGCTGAGTGCTTTTTTACAGTTTTTAAACAACAGATTATCATTTTATTTTCTTGAATATTTTAAAGGCATTGTAAGCGTGGGAATTTTTTCGATCGGGGTTGCTTTTTCGGAAGCGATCTGGACGGTAAGCCGAAGCCTTTCTCTCGTGCTTTATGCTGATATTGTGAATAATACAAACTCCAACGAGGCAATTGAAAAGACAAAAATTTCATTGAGAATCAGTTTTTTGATTACTTCTTTATTTCTTGGTATTATGTTGCTGATTCCGGCTAATTTTTATGCGATGATTTTTGGGAAAGATTTTCATCAGACAAAGGAAATTGTTTTATTTCTTTCACCCGGAATTTTAGCAATTGCAGTAAGTAATATTATCGGATATTATTTTGCAGGCATTAACAAACTCCGGATTCTGAATGTAAAGGCCATTGTCGGGCTTATTTTCACTATCATTTCATCATTTTATATTATTCCAAAATGGGGAATCAGAGGAGCTTGTGTGATTAGTTCGGTTTCATATTGCCTGTCGTCTGCGTTATTATTTTGGAGGTTTTATCAGATCACAGAATTTCATATTCATGATTTTATTTTGTCGAAAAAAGAAGTCGATTTATTGTTGCGAAAAGTTTTTAGATAA
- a CDS encoding MlaD family protein, whose product MKFSKELKAGVIALIAIVGFVILFQFMKGRSLFTTDNIFYAKYDNVEGLAQSSPVSINGLKVGQVDKIIPHTAKDGKIDFVVKITVDNNFEFSKNSTLEIFEPGLMSGKEMRVNLAYGGATAKDGDTLQGAFKLGTLGSLSSQVGPVKDQLQTVLYRVDSLMSNANQIVDEQNRAEIRALLSNLNKTVGALQTTAGSVNTLVGHNDPKLQKVLDDASVTMQTGKVTLDKYGNLAESIDTKKLNAAISNLDATVGRLNDVIGGINNGQGSLGKLMKDEQLYNNLNSASTNLNSLIEDMKANPKRYINFSVFGKNNKD is encoded by the coding sequence GTGAAGTTCAGTAAAGAATTAAAAGCTGGTGTGATCGCACTTATAGCCATAGTTGGTTTCGTGATCTTATTTCAATTTATGAAGGGCAGAAGCCTATTTACTACCGATAATATATTTTACGCAAAGTACGACAATGTAGAGGGACTGGCACAATCTTCACCCGTTTCTATCAATGGTTTGAAGGTGGGGCAGGTTGATAAGATCATTCCTCATACGGCAAAAGACGGTAAAATCGATTTCGTTGTAAAAATCACGGTTGATAATAATTTTGAGTTTTCAAAAAATTCAACACTGGAGATTTTTGAGCCGGGATTGATGTCCGGAAAAGAGATGAGGGTAAATCTTGCATACGGAGGAGCTACAGCAAAAGATGGTGATACATTACAAGGGGCTTTCAAACTGGGAACTTTGGGAAGTCTTTCTTCTCAGGTAGGTCCGGTGAAAGATCAATTACAGACGGTGTTATATCGTGTAGATTCCTTAATGTCTAATGCAAACCAAATCGTTGATGAGCAAAACAGGGCAGAAATAAGAGCTTTGCTTTCAAATCTTAATAAAACAGTAGGAGCACTACAAACAACAGCAGGAAGTGTTAATACTTTGGTTGGCCACAATGATCCGAAGCTTCAGAAAGTACTGGATGATGCAAGTGTTACGATGCAGACAGGTAAAGTTACTTTAGATAAATACGGAAACCTCGCAGAAAGCATTGATACTAAAAAATTGAATGCTGCCATTTCCAATTTAGATGCAACAGTAGGAAGACTGAATGATGTAATTGGAGGGATCAACAACGGACAGGGAAGTTTAGGAAAACTGATGAAAGACGAGCAGTTGTATAACAATTTAAATTCTGCATCTACCAACCTGAATTCATTAATCGAAGACATGAAAGCAAATCCGAAGAGATACATCAATTTCTCGGTATTTGGCAAGAATAATAAAGACTAA
- a CDS encoding sulfite exporter TauE/SafE family protein has protein sequence MEIALIVSAIGLGFASGFHCIGMCGPIALSMGLTKKQATNFYLQNLTYQFGRIFTYSLLGAILGIIGEGFEMAGFQKYLTIAVGILLIVMAVFSFGGKDFASKIPFFSKFLFKVKSNLGRLLQKADYRSRFTTGLLNGFLPCGMVYMALTASLASGGIGQGALYMALFGLGTLPFMFAVVLAGNLMNQAFRIKVLKVIPVVMIVLGGLFIVRGLELGIPYISPRAEAMTISKDNNGQCHLPGDHSTHSHSNVNCH, from the coding sequence ATGGAAATAGCACTTATTGTATCGGCAATCGGATTGGGTTTTGCTTCCGGATTTCACTGTATCGGAATGTGCGGACCTATTGCCTTGTCGATGGGATTAACAAAAAAACAGGCTACCAATTTTTACCTTCAAAATCTTACCTATCAATTTGGGAGAATTTTCACGTATTCGCTTTTAGGAGCAATTTTAGGAATCATTGGGGAAGGTTTTGAGATGGCCGGTTTTCAAAAATATCTTACCATTGCTGTCGGAATTTTATTAATTGTAATGGCGGTTTTTTCATTTGGAGGAAAAGATTTTGCTTCAAAAATTCCTTTCTTTTCAAAGTTTTTATTTAAAGTTAAATCAAACTTAGGAAGATTGCTTCAGAAAGCAGATTACCGCTCAAGATTCACCACAGGATTATTAAACGGATTTTTGCCCTGCGGAATGGTTTATATGGCTCTTACCGCAAGTCTGGCAAGCGGAGGAATAGGGCAGGGAGCTTTATATATGGCTTTATTCGGATTGGGAACACTTCCATTCATGTTTGCCGTAGTTCTGGCCGGAAATCTCATGAATCAGGCGTTTAGAATAAAAGTTTTAAAAGTAATTCCGGTTGTGATGATCGTTTTGGGAGGATTATTCATTGTAAGAGGCCTGGAACTGGGAATTCCTTACATTTCTCCAAGAGCAGAAGCAATGACGATATCCAAAGACAACAACGGGCAATGCCATTTACCCGGAGATCACAGCACTCACAGTCACAGCAATGTAAATTGTCATTGA
- the serS gene encoding serine--tRNA ligase → MLQVNFLRDNKERVLEGLKKRQFKNLELVDEAIATDDERKKIQFELDSQLSEINKISKEIGLLMKEGKKEEAESAKSKTSQFKESSKELQSQLDVKEKDLINILYQLPNIPNELVKSGASADDNEIIYQSHDVEGLGEGAIPHWELAKKYNLIDFELGVKIAGAGFPVYLGKGARLQRALVQYFLDKNVEKGYMEVNPPHVVNEASGYGTGQLPDKEGQMYYIQADDLYLIPTAEVPVTNLYRDVLFDEKDLPIKNTAFSQCYRREAGSYGAHVRGLNRLHQFEKVEIVRIEKPENSYAVLEEMVEHIKEILSDLELPYRVLRLCGGDTGFASAMTYDFEVWSAAQEKWLEVSSVSNFETFQANRLKCRYKADGKSQLVHTLNGSAMALPRIMAALLENNQTEEGIKLPKKIAEYARFDLIN, encoded by the coding sequence ATGTTACAAGTCAATTTTTTGCGCGACAATAAAGAGCGCGTTTTAGAGGGTCTTAAAAAAAGACAATTCAAAAATCTTGAGTTGGTAGACGAGGCTATTGCTACTGACGACGAAAGAAAAAAAATTCAGTTTGAATTAGATTCCCAACTTTCCGAAATCAACAAAATATCCAAAGAAATCGGACTTTTGATGAAAGAAGGAAAAAAAGAAGAAGCTGAATCTGCAAAATCTAAAACATCGCAATTTAAAGAGTCGAGTAAAGAATTACAATCTCAATTAGATGTAAAAGAAAAGGATTTAATCAACATCCTGTATCAGCTTCCGAATATCCCGAATGAGTTGGTAAAAAGTGGCGCATCTGCAGATGATAACGAAATTATTTACCAGTCTCACGACGTAGAAGGTCTTGGTGAAGGAGCAATTCCTCACTGGGAGCTGGCAAAAAAATACAACCTTATCGATTTTGAATTGGGTGTAAAAATTGCCGGAGCCGGTTTCCCTGTGTATTTGGGTAAAGGAGCGAGATTGCAGAGAGCTTTGGTTCAGTATTTTCTGGACAAAAATGTTGAGAAAGGGTATATGGAAGTTAATCCTCCTCACGTAGTAAACGAAGCTTCAGGCTACGGAACAGGGCAATTGCCGGATAAAGAAGGGCAGATGTATTATATTCAGGCGGATGATCTATATTTAATTCCGACTGCAGAAGTTCCGGTAACGAATCTGTATCGTGATGTTTTATTTGACGAGAAAGATTTGCCTATTAAAAATACAGCATTTTCTCAATGTTACAGAAGAGAAGCGGGAAGTTACGGAGCACACGTAAGAGGTTTGAACCGTCTTCACCAATTCGAAAAAGTGGAAATTGTAAGAATTGAAAAACCTGAAAATTCTTACGCTGTTTTGGAAGAAATGGTGGAACATATTAAAGAAATTTTATCCGATCTTGAGCTTCCTTACAGAGTATTGAGACTTTGCGGCGGAGATACGGGTTTTGCTTCTGCAATGACGTATGATTTTGAGGTGTGGAGTGCTGCACAGGAAAAATGGCTGGAAGTAAGTTCTGTTTCTAATTTTGAAACCTTCCAGGCCAACAGATTAAAATGCCGTTACAAAGCAGACGGAAAATCTCAGCTGGTACATACTTTGAATGGTTCTGCAATGGCTTTGCCGAGAATTATGGCAGCGTTGCTTGAAAACAATCAGACGGAGGAAGGAATTAAGCTTCCGAAGAAGATTGCGGAGTATGCGAGGTTTGATTTGATTAATTAA
- a CDS encoding FixH family protein → MKNFSWGHGVVIALFAFIVFILSMLFLFPNGQKNSEMVTDNYYEEELKYQDVIDAKKRADQLQEKPVYSQNKNGITITFPKDYDNSNTTVKFVLNRTDDQNLDIKKSVQLEANKSFLIPSKVLRLGNYTLRLNWTKDKTDYRMDYDVIWK, encoded by the coding sequence ATGAAAAACTTTAGTTGGGGACACGGTGTTGTAATTGCTTTATTTGCATTCATTGTTTTTATTTTATCGATGTTGTTTCTTTTCCCGAACGGGCAGAAGAACTCAGAAATGGTAACGGATAATTATTATGAAGAAGAATTAAAATACCAGGATGTCATTGATGCTAAAAAAAGAGCCGACCAGTTGCAGGAAAAACCTGTTTACAGCCAAAACAAGAACGGAATTACCATCACTTTCCCGAAAGATTACGACAATTCAAATACTACGGTAAAATTTGTTTTAAACAGAACCGACGACCAGAATTTAGACATAAAAAAATCTGTGCAGCTTGAGGCCAACAAATCATTTTTAATTCCTTCCAAGGTTTTAAGACTAGGAAATTATACCCTGAGATTAAATTGGACCAAAGACAAAACAGACTACAGAATGGATTATGATGTGATATGGAAATAG
- a CDS encoding glycosyltransferase has product MPKILFLTTAHRYDDDRIFYHQAKALKDEGNQVEICSLSSDFQGFVDGIEIESYSILEKSTEEKTKVFERVYKTFQPDCIICSEPLAVISTKKIKKEKKISVIYDITEWYPSMRMVENFRFPLNVFQAIKFFLIQLYAGWVSTHFIFGEETKKFPLAYIFWFKKNIISPYYPDDQYIHRNIKKLESNKITLCYTGQFSEEKGIGNFFAVIDSVKKKKPDLDVSVLLIGGARKEKDEKYFSDLLSKYRFENMKIEKVTSFETFTESYAEADICFDLRTMNYENHHCLPIKIFYYAASGKPVIYTDLKATRQHVDVSKFGFLVDPEKADAIAEIVLNYIENPELYSAHAQNARKEYEKKYNWNGIRNSFVNFIKKSIE; this is encoded by the coding sequence ATGCCGAAAATTCTTTTTTTAACTACTGCCCACCGATACGACGATGATAGAATTTTTTATCATCAGGCGAAGGCGCTCAAAGATGAAGGAAATCAGGTTGAAATTTGCAGTTTATCGTCAGATTTTCAGGGTTTTGTTGATGGAATTGAGATCGAGTCTTATTCAATTTTGGAGAAAAGCACGGAAGAGAAAACGAAAGTTTTCGAAAGAGTGTATAAAACATTCCAACCGGATTGTATCATCTGTTCTGAACCGTTGGCTGTCATTTCAACGAAAAAGATTAAAAAAGAGAAAAAAATCAGCGTTATTTACGATATTACAGAATGGTATCCATCGATGCGAATGGTTGAAAATTTTCGTTTTCCATTGAATGTATTTCAAGCAATTAAATTTTTTCTGATCCAGTTGTATGCAGGCTGGGTAAGCACCCATTTTATTTTCGGAGAGGAAACGAAAAAATTTCCGCTTGCTTATATTTTCTGGTTTAAAAAAAATATCATTTCTCCGTATTATCCGGATGATCAATATATTCACCGGAATATTAAAAAATTAGAATCCAATAAAATTACACTTTGCTACACCGGACAATTTTCAGAAGAAAAAGGAATTGGTAATTTTTTCGCTGTCATTGATAGTGTAAAGAAAAAAAAGCCTGACCTTGATGTTTCAGTTTTGTTAATAGGAGGAGCCAGAAAGGAAAAAGATGAAAAATATTTTTCAGATTTACTTTCGAAATATCGATTTGAAAACATGAAAATTGAAAAGGTAACTTCTTTTGAAACCTTTACCGAATCCTATGCTGAAGCAGATATTTGTTTTGATTTAAGGACAATGAATTACGAAAATCATCATTGTTTGCCCATTAAAATATTTTACTACGCAGCATCAGGAAAGCCTGTAATTTATACAGATCTGAAAGCGACAAGACAACATGTCGATGTTTCAAAGTTTGGATTTCTTGTTGATCCTGAAAAAGCCGACGCAATTGCGGAAATTGTTTTGAATTATATTGAGAATCCTGAATTATATTCTGCTCATGCTCAAAATGCAAGAAAAGAATACGAAAAAAAATACAACTGGAATGGTATTCGGAATTCGTTTGTAAACTTCATCAAAAAATCCATAGAATAA
- a CDS encoding (Fe-S)-binding protein, translating to MDFNIKTMAEYAAEGKSPEVLFWVGCAGSFDDRAKKITKAFCKILNKIGVEFAVLGQEESCTGDPAKRAGNEFVFQMMALTNIEVLNAYEVKKIVTACPHCFNTLKNEYPSLGGNYDVVHHTQFLKTLMEEGRLKVEGGAFKGKKITFHDPCYLGRANDEYEAPRVLLEKLDAELVEMKRCKTNGLCCGAGGAQMFKEPEKGNKDINIERTEEALSFEPKVIATGCPFCNTMMTDGVKHFNKNTEVAVKDIVELLAEAEDL from the coding sequence ATGGATTTCAATATAAAAACAATGGCAGAATATGCTGCCGAAGGAAAATCACCTGAAGTTTTATTTTGGGTGGGCTGTGCCGGAAGTTTTGATGACCGTGCCAAGAAAATTACGAAAGCATTTTGCAAAATATTAAATAAAATAGGGGTTGAATTTGCTGTTTTAGGACAGGAAGAAAGCTGCACGGGTGATCCTGCAAAGCGCGCCGGAAACGAGTTTGTGTTCCAGATGATGGCTTTGACGAATATCGAAGTGCTGAATGCTTATGAAGTAAAGAAAATCGTTACGGCTTGTCCGCACTGTTTCAATACCCTTAAAAATGAATATCCAAGTCTGGGTGGGAACTATGACGTTGTTCACCATACACAATTCCTGAAAACCTTAATGGAAGAAGGCCGATTGAAGGTTGAAGGAGGTGCTTTCAAAGGGAAAAAGATCACTTTCCATGATCCTTGTTACCTTGGAAGAGCAAACGATGAATACGAAGCTCCGAGAGTTTTATTGGAAAAACTGGACGCTGAACTTGTGGAAATGAAACGCTGCAAAACCAATGGACTTTGCTGCGGTGCAGGTGGAGCGCAAATGTTCAAAGAACCTGAAAAGGGGAATAAAGACATCAACATCGAAAGAACGGAGGAAGCTTTGTCTTTTGAACCTAAAGTGATTGCAACAGGGTGCCCTTTCTGTAACACGATGATGACTGACGGAGTGAAGCATTTCAACAAAAATACAGAGGTTGCAGTAAAAGATATTGTAGAACTTCTTGCGGAGGCAGAAGATCTGTAA